In a genomic window of Deltaproteobacteria bacterium:
- a CDS encoding acetyl-CoA C-acyltransferase, with the protein MAKPVYIYQAVRTAVGAHGGALAGVRPDDLAAVPIRAVVERSGVAGQNVDDVILGCSNQGGEDSRNVARMAALLAGLPIEVPGMTVNRLCGSGLQAVGGAALAIRGGEARIVVAGGVESMTRAPYVMLKSDVPWSRNPPAIADSTVGWRFTNPRLAPAWTVPLGETAELVAEKYGVSREDQDAFALESQRRAAEAQKQGLFDAEIVPVPLPQRDGSVKEFRVDEHPRGDLTLEKLARLKPAFRKDKGTVTAGSSSGINDGAAALLVAEEGAVSGEPLARVVGQAVVGVDPALMGIGPVPATRKLLERTGVKLADLDLVELNEAFAAQSLACIRELGLDPARVNVCGGGIALGHPLGCSGAKILVTLVHALRRRGGRYGLATMCIGVGQGIALLVERV; encoded by the coding sequence TTGGCTAAGCCGGTCTACATCTATCAGGCGGTGCGAACGGCGGTGGGAGCGCACGGTGGCGCGCTGGCGGGGGTACGCCCCGACGACCTCGCGGCGGTGCCGATCCGCGCCGTGGTCGAGCGGAGCGGTGTGGCGGGGCAGAACGTGGACGACGTGATCCTCGGCTGCAGCAACCAGGGGGGCGAGGACAGCCGCAACGTGGCGCGCATGGCCGCGCTCCTCGCCGGGCTTCCGATCGAGGTGCCGGGGATGACCGTGAACCGGCTCTGCGGCTCGGGGCTTCAGGCGGTGGGCGGCGCCGCCCTGGCCATCCGCGGCGGCGAGGCCCGCATCGTGGTGGCGGGGGGCGTGGAGTCCATGACCCGCGCCCCGTACGTGATGCTGAAGAGCGACGTGCCGTGGAGCCGGAATCCGCCGGCGATCGCCGACAGCACGGTGGGCTGGCGCTTCACGAACCCGCGCCTCGCGCCGGCCTGGACCGTGCCGCTTGGCGAGACGGCGGAGCTCGTGGCCGAGAAGTACGGCGTGAGCCGCGAAGATCAAGACGCCTTCGCCCTCGAGAGCCAGCGCCGCGCGGCGGAGGCGCAGAAGCAGGGCCTCTTCGACGCCGAGATCGTGCCCGTGCCGCTCCCGCAGCGGGACGGCAGCGTGAAGGAGTTCCGCGTGGACGAGCACCCGCGCGGAGACCTCACGCTCGAGAAGCTGGCGCGCCTGAAGCCCGCCTTTCGCAAGGACAAGGGGACCGTGACGGCCGGCTCCTCGAGCGGGATCAACGACGGCGCGGCGGCGCTCCTCGTGGCGGAAGAGGGGGCTGTCTCCGGCGAGCCGCTCGCCCGCGTGGTGGGTCAAGCGGTGGTGGGTGTGGACCCGGCGCTGATGGGCATCGGTCCCGTCCCCGCCACGCGGAAGCTCCTCGAGCGCACGGGCGTCAAGCTCGCCGACCTCGACCTCGTGGAGCTGAACGAGGCCTTCGCGGCGCAGTCCCTGGCGTGCATCCGGGAGCTCGGACTGGACCCGGCCCGCGTGAACGTCTGCGGCGGCGGGATCGCTCTCGGGCACCCGCTCGGCTGCTCGGGAGCGAAGATCTTGGTAACACTCGTCCATGCCCTGCGGCGCCGCGGCGGGCGCTACGGGCTGGCCACGATGTGCATCGGGGTGGGGCAGGGGATCGCGCTGCTCGTCGAACGAGTCTGA
- a CDS encoding 3-hydroxyacyl-CoA dehydrogenase family protein, whose product MSDTIARLAVVGAGTMGRGIAQVAAQAGLEVALWDLSGEARGRARRELEASLGAAVTRGKLSAVERDAALARLAFPETRGEAVRQADLVVEAVVEDLALKQRLFAELEREAPARAILASNTSSLPLGKIAAGLARPGQVLGMHFFNPVPAMALVELVVHAGTDDATREAALAVTARLGKTPIVVKDSPGFATSRLGIVLGLEAMRMLEQGVASAEDIDRAMELGYRHPMGPLKLTDLVGLDVRLAIADFLFTELGGDQYRAPELLRRKVAAGELGKKTGRGFHSWNEVAAKKSS is encoded by the coding sequence ATGTCTGACACGATCGCACGCCTCGCAGTGGTCGGAGCAGGGACCATGGGCCGGGGGATCGCCCAGGTCGCGGCGCAGGCCGGGCTGGAGGTGGCGCTCTGGGACCTCTCGGGTGAGGCCCGGGGGCGCGCCCGGCGGGAGCTCGAGGCCAGCCTCGGGGCGGCGGTGACGCGGGGCAAGCTATCGGCGGTGGAGCGGGACGCCGCGCTGGCGAGGCTCGCCTTTCCCGAGACGCGGGGGGAGGCCGTGCGGCAGGCCGATCTGGTGGTCGAGGCGGTGGTCGAGGACCTGGCCCTCAAGCAGCGGCTCTTCGCCGAGCTCGAGCGCGAGGCCCCGGCTCGGGCGATCCTGGCCAGCAACACCTCCTCGCTCCCCCTCGGCAAGATCGCCGCGGGCCTGGCGCGGCCGGGGCAGGTGCTCGGGATGCACTTTTTCAACCCGGTGCCGGCCATGGCGCTCGTGGAGCTCGTGGTCCACGCCGGCACCGACGACGCCACGCGCGAGGCGGCGCTCGCCGTAACGGCGCGGCTCGGCAAGACGCCCATCGTGGTGAAGGACTCGCCCGGCTTCGCCACGAGCCGACTCGGGATCGTGCTCGGGCTCGAGGCCATGCGCATGCTCGAGCAGGGGGTGGCCTCGGCCGAGGACATCGATCGCGCCATGGAGCTCGGCTACCGGCATCCGATGGGGCCGCTCAAGCTCACCGACCTCGTCGGCCTGGACGTCCGGCTGGCGATCGCGGACTTCCTCTTCACCGAGCTCGGCGGGGACCAGTACCGCGCCCCCGAGCTCCTCCGTCGGAAGGTGGCCGCCGGGGAGCTGGGCAAGAAGACGGGGCGCGGCTTTCATAGCTGGAACGAGGTGGCGGCGAAGAAGAGCTCGTAG
- a CDS encoding GNAT family N-acetyltransferase codes for MTRLALSLDAEDPFTPRLTSARVAHTLAALRAEPTRGRAVVLEDEGRIAGYALLISFWSNELGGEVCTIDELYVVPALRGRGFGRALIEEAAAGGSVWPQRPVALELEVSPQNVRARALYERIGFSVRRNTYLRWIPTRPGPA; via the coding sequence GTGACCCGGCTCGCGCTCTCCCTCGACGCCGAGGACCCGTTCACGCCGCGACTCACCTCCGCGCGCGTCGCGCACACGCTCGCCGCGCTGCGCGCCGAGCCCACCCGAGGCCGGGCCGTGGTGCTCGAGGACGAGGGGAGGATCGCGGGCTACGCCCTCCTCATCTCCTTCTGGTCGAACGAGCTCGGCGGTGAGGTCTGCACGATCGACGAGCTCTACGTCGTGCCGGCGCTGCGGGGCCGCGGCTTCGGACGCGCCCTGATCGAAGAGGCCGCCGCCGGTGGTAGCGTGTGGCCCCAGAGGCCCGTGGCGCTCGAGCTGGAGGTCAGTCCGCAAAACGTGCGCGCCCGAGCGCTCTACGAGCGGATCGGTTTTTCTGTGCGACGCAACACCTACCTGCGCTGGATCCCGACCCGACCGGGCCCTGCCTGA
- a CDS encoding nuclear transport factor 2 family protein, with protein MPSPDIEVVNGFSAALDADDFEAASRLMRADCTFVSADKTLEGREAVLAAYDRNSRRARALFSLVRYRSRFDRRLPDGGYRVLMTDELHAGEAVHEYTSLQTLYLSDEGLIYRILWEELPGQREATRSFCTSHGIAL; from the coding sequence GTGCCTTCCCCGGATATCGAGGTCGTCAACGGGTTCTCTGCCGCGCTCGACGCGGATGACTTCGAGGCCGCCTCTCGCCTGATGCGCGCGGACTGCACCTTCGTCAGCGCCGACAAGACCCTCGAGGGCAGAGAGGCGGTCCTGGCGGCCTACGATCGCAACTCCCGACGAGCGCGAGCGCTGTTTTCTCTGGTGCGCTACCGCTCGCGGTTCGATCGCCGGCTGCCGGATGGGGGCTATCGCGTCCTCATGACGGACGAACTCCACGCCGGCGAGGCAGTTCACGAGTACACGAGCCTGCAGACCCTCTATCTCTCGGACGAGGGGTTGATCTACCGAATCCTCTGGGAAGAGCTCCCGGGCCAGCGCGAGGCCACGCGGAGCTTCTGCACGTCGCACGGCATCGCCCTCTGA
- a CDS encoding GAF domain-containing protein, translated as MLGRVREPLTPTVHARGDDRRLDAVLDLVAYTARPRPLSTSLDELPRRIAQVFPADVCSIYLVEGDDLVMRGNVGFPSEALGDVRLTMGEGITGLAVECMRPISLDAAPAHTAYRHFEHLGEERFPIFLAMPILGPSGPLGALVLQRRDTPAFSAGDLELAAALTAPVAALLERAHLTDALRGWLRPGLETSRRVTLSGRPAVRGRAVGPACALRRPAARPTPDSPRSPEEILVSLEQAIGYARRTLGEFKKRAATLGQQAWFLDVFQVILDDARLRERIEELAREGVGLTQALGRAATEAARAATRRGDDYSVERASAINDTYEALAMLATSDGSADVPRGAILVGDQLTVFDLIVSARSQPAAVALRERCDGAVARALFSLIGAPTVVDVGALFRWVSDGDLLLVDGDHGLVRVNPSRAEVSRLREERKRGPTDQAADG; from the coding sequence ATGCTCGGGCGCGTGAGAGAGCCGCTCACCCCCACCGTGCATGCCCGAGGCGACGACCGCCGCCTCGACGCCGTGCTCGACCTCGTGGCCTACACCGCGAGACCTCGCCCCCTCTCCACCTCGCTCGACGAGCTCCCGCGGCGCATCGCGCAGGTCTTTCCGGCCGACGTGTGCTCGATCTACCTCGTGGAGGGCGACGACCTGGTGATGCGGGGCAACGTGGGCTTTCCGTCGGAGGCTCTCGGGGACGTGCGGCTCACCATGGGCGAAGGGATCACCGGCCTGGCCGTGGAGTGCATGCGCCCGATCTCGCTCGACGCGGCCCCGGCTCACACGGCCTACCGCCACTTCGAGCACCTCGGCGAGGAGCGCTTCCCGATCTTTCTGGCCATGCCGATCCTGGGGCCGTCCGGGCCTCTCGGCGCGCTCGTGCTGCAGCGTCGCGACACGCCGGCCTTCAGCGCGGGAGACCTCGAGCTGGCCGCCGCGCTCACCGCTCCCGTGGCGGCGCTCCTCGAGCGCGCGCACCTCACCGACGCGCTGCGCGGCTGGCTGCGCCCCGGCCTCGAGACCAGCCGGCGCGTGACGCTCTCGGGCCGTCCCGCGGTGCGCGGCCGTGCCGTCGGTCCGGCGTGCGCGCTCCGTCGCCCCGCGGCCCGTCCCACCCCCGATTCGCCCCGCTCCCCCGAGGAGATCCTGGTCTCGCTCGAACAGGCGATCGGCTACGCGCGCCGCACGCTCGGCGAGTTCAAGAAGCGCGCGGCCACCCTCGGCCAGCAGGCGTGGTTTCTGGACGTGTTCCAGGTCATCCTCGACGACGCGCGGCTGCGCGAACGCATCGAGGAGCTGGCCCGCGAGGGCGTGGGGCTGACCCAGGCGCTCGGCCGAGCTGCCACCGAGGCTGCCCGCGCGGCCACGCGGCGCGGCGACGACTACAGCGTGGAGCGGGCGAGCGCGATCAACGACACCTACGAGGCGCTGGCCATGCTCGCCACCTCGGACGGCAGCGCGGACGTGCCGCGGGGCGCGATCCTGGTCGGGGACCAGCTCACCGTCTTCGACCTGATCGTCTCGGCCCGCTCACAACCGGCCGCCGTGGCCCTGCGCGAACGGTGCGACGGCGCCGTCGCGCGCGCTCTCTTCTCGCTCATTGGCGCGCCGACGGTGGTGGACGTGGGGGCCCTCTTCCGCTGGGTCTCCGACGGGGATCTCCTGCTGGTCGACGGCGACCACGGCCTGGTGCGCGTGAACCCGAGCCGCGCCGAGGTCTCCCGCCTGCGCGAGGAACGCAAGCGCGGGCCGACCGACCAGGCAGCTGACGGGTAG
- the grxD gene encoding Grx4 family monothiol glutaredoxin: protein MSPDLRQRIEQTIKANKIVIFMKGTPDFPQCGFSAATVDCLNKAGAEFAAIDVLADWEIREAIKEYSSWPTIPQVYIEGEFIGGADITRELFRSGELVERVKKAQG, encoded by the coding sequence ATGAGCCCGGACCTTCGTCAACGCATCGAGCAGACCATCAAGGCCAATAAGATCGTGATCTTCATGAAGGGTACGCCCGACTTCCCGCAGTGCGGTTTCTCCGCCGCCACGGTGGACTGCCTGAACAAGGCCGGGGCCGAGTTCGCGGCCATCGACGTGCTCGCCGACTGGGAGATCCGCGAGGCGATCAAGGAGTACTCGAGCTGGCCGACGATCCCCCAGGTCTACATCGAGGGGGAGTTCATCGGCGGCGCCGACATCACGCGCGAGCTGTTCCGCAGCGGCGAGCTCGTCGAGCGCGTGAAGAAGGCCCAGGGGTAG
- a CDS encoding acyl-CoA dehydrogenase family protein produces the protein MESHPLFEPFLDESHRLFRETCLRFAEQEIRPHATDWEEAERFPRELFRKAARAGILGALLPEAYGGGGGDMLHTFVSTEALLRGGSSGVVAGLGSLGIALPPLLLLGDEAQKQRFIPPVVAGERVAALGITEPGAGSDVAGVRLRAVRKGDRYLLSGNKLFITSGAQADLVMTLARTSDDPHGGLTFFVVEKGMKGFSASRTLKKTGWRASDTAELAYEEVEVPEENRVGPEGSGFRALMQSFQTERMALAAFGHASAEIAFEEAMTYARERKVFGRPVTGFQVTRHKLAEMATQVTAAKSFNYLLARRIVDGAYLPREVSMAKNFSAEVAEVVCREAVQLLGGMGYMRETLVERLSRDVRILAIGGGTSEVMNEVIAKMLPLG, from the coding sequence ATGGAATCACATCCGCTCTTCGAACCGTTTCTGGACGAATCGCATCGGCTCTTTCGCGAGACCTGCCTGCGCTTCGCCGAGCAGGAGATCCGGCCCCACGCCACCGACTGGGAGGAGGCGGAGCGCTTTCCGCGAGAGCTCTTCCGCAAGGCCGCGCGAGCCGGGATCCTCGGCGCGCTCCTGCCCGAGGCGTACGGCGGGGGGGGCGGGGACATGCTCCACACCTTCGTGTCCACCGAGGCGCTCCTTCGCGGCGGGTCGTCGGGGGTGGTGGCCGGCCTCGGGTCCCTCGGGATCGCGCTGCCGCCGCTGCTCCTGCTCGGGGACGAGGCGCAGAAGCAGCGCTTCATCCCGCCGGTCGTGGCCGGAGAGCGCGTGGCGGCCCTCGGGATCACCGAGCCCGGAGCCGGCAGCGACGTGGCCGGCGTGCGTCTGCGGGCCGTGCGCAAGGGAGATCGGTACCTCCTGTCGGGCAACAAACTCTTCATCACCTCGGGGGCGCAGGCCGATCTGGTCATGACGCTGGCCCGCACGAGCGACGACCCGCACGGGGGCCTGACCTTCTTCGTCGTGGAGAAGGGGATGAAGGGCTTCTCCGCCTCGCGCACGCTCAAGAAGACCGGCTGGCGCGCGTCGGACACCGCCGAGCTCGCGTACGAAGAGGTGGAGGTCCCCGAGGAGAACCGCGTGGGCCCCGAAGGGAGCGGCTTTCGCGCGCTGATGCAGAGCTTCCAGACCGAACGCATGGCGCTCGCCGCCTTCGGCCACGCCTCGGCGGAGATCGCGTTCGAGGAAGCGATGACCTACGCGAGGGAGCGCAAGGTCTTCGGGCGGCCGGTCACGGGCTTCCAGGTCACGCGCCACAAGCTGGCGGAGATGGCCACGCAGGTCACCGCCGCGAAGAGTTTCAACTACCTGCTCGCGCGGCGCATCGTGGACGGCGCGTACCTGCCGCGCGAGGTCTCGATGGCCAAGAACTTCTCCGCGGAGGTGGCCGAGGTGGTCTGCCGCGAGGCGGTGCAGCTCCTCGGCGGCATGGGGTACATGCGCGAGACGCTGGTCGAGCGTCTCAGCCGGGACGTGCGCATCCTGGCCATCGGAGGCGGCACCTCCGAGGTCATGAACGAGGTGATCGCGAAGATGCTCCCGCTGGGCTAG
- a CDS encoding DUF3473 domain-containing protein has protein sequence MDKPANAMTIDVEEWFHILDARGAPDPTEWERLPGRLDRNMNQMLDLFAQYDVRCTFFWLGWAAERYPRVLRRCHELGHEIGSHGQNHLLAYQAGRAAFAEDVTRAKRVLEDQTGTEVRGFRVPGFSFTRETPWAYEVLAEAGYRYSSSIFPAARGHGGFEGAPTEPHTIETSAGPVREYPITTLKLLGKRVCLFGGGYLRVTPWPMLLGATEWLNRHGQPVIYYLHPREIDPDQPRMRRISPARYFKYYVNLASTEPKLRRLMRGQRFTPLGEWE, from the coding sequence GTGGACAAGCCCGCGAACGCCATGACCATCGACGTGGAGGAGTGGTTCCACATCCTCGACGCCCGCGGGGCGCCGGACCCGACGGAGTGGGAGCGGTTGCCGGGGCGCCTCGACCGCAACATGAACCAGATGCTGGACCTCTTCGCCCAGTACGACGTGCGCTGCACCTTCTTCTGGCTGGGCTGGGCGGCCGAGCGCTATCCGCGGGTCCTCCGTCGCTGTCACGAGCTCGGGCACGAGATCGGCTCGCACGGGCAGAACCATCTGCTGGCGTACCAGGCGGGGCGGGCGGCCTTCGCCGAAGACGTGACGCGGGCCAAGCGGGTGCTCGAGGACCAGACGGGGACCGAGGTGCGCGGCTTTCGCGTGCCCGGCTTCTCCTTCACCCGCGAGACCCCCTGGGCCTACGAGGTGCTGGCCGAGGCCGGGTACCGCTACTCGTCGTCCATCTTTCCGGCGGCGCGCGGTCACGGGGGCTTCGAAGGAGCCCCGACCGAGCCTCACACCATCGAGACCTCGGCGGGGCCGGTGCGCGAATACCCGATCACGACCCTTAAGCTGCTCGGCAAGCGGGTCTGCCTCTTCGGCGGAGGCTACCTGCGCGTCACTCCATGGCCCATGCTCCTCGGCGCGACGGAGTGGCTGAACCGCCACGGCCAGCCCGTGATCTACTACCTGCACCCGCGCGAGATCGACCCCGACCAGCCGCGCATGCGCCGCATCTCGCCGGCGCGCTACTTCAAGTACTACGTGAACCTCGCCTCGACGGAGCCGAAGCTACGGCGCCTGATGCGCGGTCAGCGCTTCACGCCGCTCGGGGAGTGGGAGTAG
- a CDS encoding oligosaccharide flippase family protein, translated as MNEFEPDGPDDPAAEPGIAPDAPEASPSLATEASRGMLWTSVSSLAARGIGFLSTILLTRWMSKEEYGRASAVYTIAIGLAHFSGPGLSSELIRRRERFKDAATLGTMFCTVIVLTLSAAAFAFADPITRFFDAPGAAHYLRAGLVLALVHVVLMMGDIILTRELRFGAQALLELGGSSLMVAVALGLAATGWGGFAVVLGQVVREVVLRLGSTALTGFGWLGRPRWDGPLLREMLAFGVPIYISESFDHIATNWDNLFVGKVLGMEALGAYAVAYNLAYVPIYTVTQRSSSVVLAAVARFSDDVKRRREAILRALGAILLVLFPAAALVMFTGPRVVAILFPAKWTDTVSSLVTALSLVGIGLPLQFLPDYYFQAIGRPRATTVVMAIKVVLMFGALFLFGRQNVVHAAWAVSTSFIVAGLLACALLKVVDEIPFGRVLLELAPALIGSTLLAATILGLRRVLHLDSQLVMFALEVIAGGTVYLGYLLLFHRGQVMDIVRSLVGRDDDE; from the coding sequence ATGAACGAGTTCGAGCCCGACGGCCCCGACGACCCCGCGGCAGAGCCGGGGATCGCTCCCGACGCGCCGGAGGCGTCGCCCTCCCTCGCCACCGAGGCCAGCCGCGGCATGCTCTGGACGAGCGTGTCCTCGCTGGCGGCGCGCGGCATCGGCTTTCTCAGCACCATCCTGCTGACCCGCTGGATGTCCAAGGAGGAGTACGGGCGCGCGAGCGCGGTCTACACCATCGCCATCGGGCTCGCCCACTTCTCGGGCCCCGGCCTCAGCTCCGAACTGATCCGACGACGCGAGCGCTTCAAGGACGCGGCGACGCTGGGCACCATGTTCTGCACGGTCATCGTGCTGACCCTGTCGGCAGCCGCGTTCGCCTTCGCCGACCCCATCACGCGCTTCTTCGACGCCCCGGGGGCGGCCCACTACCTGCGCGCGGGGCTCGTGCTGGCGCTGGTCCACGTCGTGCTCATGATGGGCGACATCATCCTCACGCGGGAGCTCCGCTTCGGCGCGCAGGCGCTCCTCGAGCTCGGAGGCAGCTCGCTCATGGTGGCGGTGGCCCTCGGTCTCGCCGCCACGGGGTGGGGAGGCTTCGCCGTGGTGCTGGGTCAGGTGGTGCGCGAGGTGGTCCTGCGCCTCGGCAGCACCGCCCTCACCGGCTTCGGCTGGCTCGGCCGGCCGCGCTGGGACGGGCCTCTCCTGCGCGAGATGCTGGCCTTCGGCGTACCGATCTACATCTCCGAGTCCTTCGACCACATCGCCACCAACTGGGACAACCTCTTCGTCGGGAAGGTGCTGGGCATGGAGGCGCTCGGGGCCTACGCGGTGGCCTACAACCTGGCCTACGTGCCGATCTACACCGTGACCCAGCGCTCGAGCTCGGTGGTCCTGGCCGCCGTGGCCCGCTTCTCCGACGACGTGAAGCGCCGGCGCGAGGCGATTCTGCGGGCGCTCGGAGCCATCTTGCTCGTCCTCTTCCCGGCCGCCGCGCTCGTGATGTTCACCGGCCCCCGGGTGGTCGCGATCCTCTTTCCGGCCAAGTGGACCGACACCGTATCGTCCCTGGTCACCGCGCTCTCCCTCGTGGGCATCGGCCTGCCGCTCCAGTTCCTGCCCGATTACTACTTCCAGGCCATCGGGCGACCGCGCGCCACCACGGTGGTGATGGCCATCAAGGTCGTGCTGATGTTCGGCGCCCTCTTCCTCTTCGGGCGACAGAACGTGGTGCATGCCGCCTGGGCGGTCTCCACCTCCTTCATCGTGGCGGGGCTTCTGGCCTGCGCCCTGCTGAAGGTGGTGGACGAGATCCCCTTCGGGCGGGTGCTGCTCGAGCTCGCCCCCGCCCTCATCGGCAGCACGCTCCTCGCCGCGACGATCCTGGGCCTGAGGCGTGTGCTGCACCTCGACTCGCAGCTCGTGATGTTCGCCCTCGAGGTGATCGCGGGCGGAACCGTCTACCTTGGCTACCTCCTGCTCTTCCACCGCGGGCAGGTGATGGACATCGTGCGCTCGCTCGTCGGGCGCGACGACGACGAGTGA
- a CDS encoding GNAT family N-acetyltransferase — protein MATLRCIHETDELLRLAPAWEALLAQTKAPSFFLSWEWISAWQQVYRQKHRLCVIVAEEGGAPVGIAPFMIGGGLDSLAPRGQQLTRPIRFLKFLGQGECYPEQLDFLLPPGRAEELAPAFAKYALTTLSRQWDVLFLQNVQPEAAVAQAMEAWLLQVGLKAEHAETLSGPFAALPASKEEYWKGRSANFRSQYKNSANRLAKRGEVRLEIVTEESELEPAFAELVRLNSLRWGEENQSFHSEPYLQFHRQLMKRLLPRGELLLALLRVDGRVAAAKYDFVYGGKAWNYQGGWDPEFARERVGLVLLGRIVEHCIERGLAEYDFLGGTDAGYKDRFATGSRTTVDLLAPTRSLRGHAFRLARESSHLIQEQGLPEKARAIGARMRRITERLTGRAEPAPSDDSSSTDRRDDREP, from the coding sequence GTGGCGACCCTACGTTGCATCCACGAGACCGACGAACTCCTGCGGCTCGCTCCCGCCTGGGAGGCGCTGCTCGCGCAGACGAAGGCGCCGAGCTTCTTTCTCTCCTGGGAGTGGATCTCCGCCTGGCAGCAGGTCTACCGGCAGAAGCACCGCCTGTGCGTGATCGTGGCCGAGGAGGGCGGCGCGCCGGTCGGCATCGCTCCCTTCATGATCGGCGGGGGGCTGGACAGCCTCGCGCCGCGGGGCCAGCAGCTGACCCGCCCGATCCGCTTCCTCAAGTTCCTGGGGCAGGGGGAGTGCTACCCGGAGCAGCTGGACTTCCTCCTGCCGCCGGGGCGCGCAGAGGAGCTCGCGCCTGCGTTCGCCAAGTACGCGCTCACCACGCTCAGCCGCCAGTGGGACGTCCTCTTTCTGCAGAACGTGCAGCCCGAGGCCGCGGTCGCGCAGGCCATGGAGGCGTGGCTCCTCCAGGTCGGGCTGAAGGCCGAACACGCCGAGACGCTCTCGGGCCCCTTCGCCGCGCTCCCCGCCAGCAAGGAGGAGTACTGGAAGGGGCGGAGCGCGAACTTCCGCAGCCAGTACAAGAACAGCGCCAATCGCCTGGCCAAGCGGGGCGAGGTGCGGCTCGAGATCGTGACCGAGGAGAGCGAGCTCGAACCCGCGTTCGCCGAGCTCGTGCGGCTGAACAGCCTGCGCTGGGGTGAGGAGAACCAGAGCTTCCATTCCGAGCCCTACCTGCAGTTCCATCGCCAGCTCATGAAGCGGCTCCTCCCGCGTGGGGAGCTCCTGCTGGCCCTGCTCCGCGTCGACGGTCGCGTCGCCGCCGCGAAGTACGACTTCGTCTACGGCGGCAAGGCCTGGAACTACCAAGGGGGCTGGGACCCCGAGTTCGCGCGCGAGCGGGTGGGGCTCGTCTTGCTCGGACGGATCGTCGAGCACTGCATCGAGCGTGGCCTCGCGGAGTACGACTTCCTCGGCGGCACCGACGCGGGCTACAAGGATCGCTTCGCGACCGGCAGCCGGACCACGGTGGACCTGCTGGCCCCCACGCGCTCGCTGCGCGGACACGCCTTCCGGCTGGCGCGAGAGAGCAGCCACCTGATCCAGGAGCAGGGCCTGCCGGAGAAGGCGCGCGCCATCGGGGCCCGAATGCGCCGCATCACGGAGCGCCTGACCGGTCGCGCCGAGCCCGCGCCGTCCGACGACAGTTCGTCGACCGACCGTCGCGACGACCGCGAGCCATGA